The following coding sequences lie in one Megalodesulfovibrio gigas DSM 1382 = ATCC 19364 genomic window:
- the nifA gene encoding nif-specific transcriptional activator NifA, with protein sequence MPLVADLELKVLYDISRSIGQTLDLDQTLKAILTVLGETLAMHRATVTLQDDDTGALVIAAAYGLSEEEVSRGVYRLDEGVTGRIFRTAQPFVVPDVHNEPLFLDKTRSRRLAKDALSFIGVPIVLQNQCVGVLSVDRLFETDVSFEEDVRFLTIVATLIAQLVSIHRQVRAREEDLRRENLTLRAKLSKNYHRFFIVGKSAPMGRVQTLIEKVAPTKATVLLLGESGTGKSLTARMIHELSDRARFTFTKVNCASLPETLLESELFGHEKGAFTGATETKIGRFEEADKGTVFLDEIGEISPNIQLKLLRFLQEREFERVGSTRTRKVDVRIVAATNKDLEQAVQKGHFREDLYYRLNVFPITVPPLRDRKEDIPALINHFLDKLAKEYHRRLYLSPDALDAMVGYDWPGNVREMENLMERLAIMVEGGTIHCKDIPLPAPARPAAPSPGLGLEPPLSPGVYGSQLRSLESMERDQLLAALERTRWNQTRAAQELGITPRQMGYRMRKYGIGRD encoded by the coding sequence ATGCCACTTGTCGCCGACCTCGAACTCAAAGTCCTGTACGACATCAGCCGCAGCATCGGGCAAACCCTGGACCTGGATCAGACCCTCAAGGCGATCCTGACCGTCCTGGGCGAGACCCTGGCCATGCACCGCGCCACAGTCACCCTGCAGGACGACGACACCGGCGCCCTGGTGATTGCCGCCGCCTACGGCTTGTCCGAAGAGGAAGTCTCCCGCGGCGTGTACCGGCTGGACGAAGGCGTCACCGGCCGCATCTTCCGCACGGCCCAGCCCTTCGTGGTGCCAGACGTGCACAACGAGCCGTTATTTCTGGATAAAACTCGTTCTCGCCGCCTGGCAAAGGACGCCCTCAGCTTCATCGGCGTGCCCATTGTGTTGCAGAACCAGTGCGTGGGCGTGCTCTCGGTGGACCGGCTCTTCGAAACAGACGTCTCGTTTGAAGAAGACGTGCGCTTCCTGACCATCGTGGCCACCCTCATCGCCCAGCTGGTGAGCATCCACCGCCAGGTTCGCGCCAGGGAAGAGGATCTGCGGCGGGAAAATCTCACCCTCCGGGCCAAGCTCTCCAAAAACTACCACCGGTTTTTCATTGTTGGCAAAAGCGCGCCCATGGGCCGCGTGCAGACCCTCATCGAAAAAGTGGCCCCCACCAAGGCCACGGTGTTGCTGCTGGGCGAATCCGGCACCGGCAAGAGCCTCACGGCGCGGATGATCCACGAACTTTCGGACCGCGCCCGCTTCACCTTCACCAAGGTCAACTGCGCCTCGTTGCCGGAAACGCTGCTGGAATCCGAGCTCTTCGGCCACGAGAAAGGCGCCTTCACCGGGGCCACGGAAACCAAGATCGGCCGTTTTGAAGAGGCGGACAAGGGCACGGTGTTTCTGGACGAAATCGGCGAAATCTCACCCAACATCCAGCTGAAACTGCTGCGTTTTCTGCAGGAGCGGGAGTTCGAGCGCGTGGGCTCCACCCGCACCCGCAAGGTGGATGTGCGCATCGTGGCCGCCACCAACAAGGACCTGGAACAGGCCGTGCAAAAAGGGCACTTCCGGGAGGACCTGTACTACCGGCTGAACGTCTTCCCCATCACCGTGCCGCCGCTTCGGGACCGCAAGGAAGACATTCCCGCCCTCATCAACCATTTCCTGGACAAGCTGGCCAAGGAATACCACCGCCGGCTGTATCTCTCCCCCGACGCCCTGGACGCCATGGTGGGCTACGACTGGCCCGGCAACGTGCGGGAAATGGAAAACCTCATGGAACGCCTGGCCATCATGGTGGAAGGCGGGACCATCCACTGCAAGGACATCCCCCTGCCCGCCCCGGCCCGCCCCGCGGCGCCGTCTCCGGGTCTGGGTCTGGAACCGCCCCTGAGCCCCGGCGTCTACGGTTCCCAGCTCCGATCCCTGGAAAGCATGGAGCGCGACCAGCTCCTGGCGGCCCTGGAACGCACCCGCTGGAACCAGACCAGAGCCGCCCAGGAGCTGGGCATCACCCCACGCCAGATGGGCTACCGGATGAGGAAATACGGCATCGGCCGGGATTGA
- the metK gene encoding methionine adenosyltransferase, producing MIPVKGKYFFTSESVTEGHPDKVADQISDAILDTLLAQDKHSRVACETLVTTGLAFIAGEITTSGYCDFAQTVRQTIKEIGYNSSDMGFDWETCGVISSVGKQSADIAQGVDRSDPENQGAGDQGMMFGFACDETPTLMPAPIFWAHKLARRLTFVRKEGILDFLRPDGKTEVCFEYVDGKPARIDTVVIATQHSPNVGYQDLCDAVKAEVIMKTLPAEYMDKDTRIFINTTGRFVIGGPMGDCGLTGRKIIQDTYGGMGNHGGGAFSGKDPSKVDRSGAYMARYIAKNVVAAGLAPRCEVQIAYVIGVAEPISVLVTSMGSGDLPDDVLTKAVREVFDMRPYHITKRLDLLRPVYKDSACYGHFGREDVAFTWEKTDAVADLKTAAKI from the coding sequence ATGATCCCCGTCAAAGGCAAATACTTCTTCACGTCCGAATCAGTGACCGAAGGCCACCCCGACAAGGTCGCCGACCAGATTTCCGATGCCATCCTGGACACGCTGCTGGCCCAGGACAAGCACTCCCGCGTGGCCTGCGAAACCCTGGTGACCACCGGCCTGGCCTTCATCGCCGGCGAAATCACCACCTCGGGCTACTGCGACTTCGCCCAGACCGTGCGCCAGACCATCAAGGAAATCGGCTACAATTCCTCGGACATGGGCTTTGACTGGGAAACCTGCGGCGTCATCTCCTCCGTGGGCAAGCAGTCCGCAGACATCGCCCAGGGCGTGGACCGCTCCGACCCCGAAAACCAGGGCGCCGGCGACCAGGGCATGATGTTCGGGTTTGCCTGCGATGAGACCCCCACCCTCATGCCCGCCCCCATCTTCTGGGCCCACAAACTGGCCCGCCGCCTGACCTTCGTGCGCAAGGAAGGCATCCTCGACTTCCTGCGTCCCGACGGCAAGACCGAAGTGTGCTTCGAATACGTGGACGGCAAGCCCGCCCGTATCGACACCGTGGTCATCGCCACGCAGCACAGCCCCAATGTGGGCTACCAGGACCTCTGCGACGCCGTGAAGGCCGAGGTCATCATGAAGACGCTGCCTGCCGAATACATGGACAAGGACACCCGCATCTTCATCAACACCACCGGCCGGTTCGTCATCGGCGGTCCCATGGGCGACTGCGGGCTCACCGGTCGCAAGATCATCCAGGACACCTACGGCGGCATGGGCAACCACGGCGGCGGCGCCTTCTCCGGCAAAGACCCCTCCAAGGTGGACCGCTCCGGCGCATACATGGCCCGTTACATCGCCAAAAACGTGGTGGCGGCCGGCTTGGCCCCGCGCTGCGAAGTGCAGATCGCCTACGTCATCGGCGTGGCTGAGCCCATCTCCGTGCTGGTCACCTCCATGGGCTCCGGCGACCTGCCCGACGACGTGCTGACCAAGGCCGTGCGCGAAGTGTTCGACATGCGCCCCTACCACATCACCAAGCGCCTGGACCTGCTGCGCCCCGTGTACAAGGACAGCGCCTGCTACGGCCACTTCGGCCGTGAAGACGTGGCCTTCACCTGGGAAAAGACCGACGCCGTGGCGGACCTGAAAACCGCCGCCAAGATCTAA
- a CDS encoding DUF502 domain-containing protein, with the protein MLNFIRRQILESKNVFRANILAGMLFLLPILATVFLINLLITWVDMSLLLLPPQYRPENYLPVRIPGLGLLLVIIILFVTGMFVRNFLGRKLVEIGERLMRYIPFVSKVYSWIKQMVDTLLLTSGKEFKRVVMVEYPRRGIWAMAFVTGVAEGEVQDKTNHRVINVFLPTTPNPTSGFYLLVPETDVIPLDMSVEDSMKLIMSGGILVPDNYKKQSNNGAGCQPAAPAAPREEQA; encoded by the coding sequence GTGCTCAATTTCATCCGTCGTCAGATTCTCGAAAGCAAGAACGTCTTTCGGGCCAATATTCTTGCCGGGATGCTTTTTTTGCTACCCATCCTGGCCACAGTGTTTCTCATCAACTTACTTATCACCTGGGTGGACATGTCGCTGCTGCTGCTGCCCCCCCAGTACCGTCCGGAGAATTACCTGCCCGTGCGCATCCCCGGCCTGGGGCTGCTGCTGGTGATCATCATCCTGTTCGTCACCGGGATGTTCGTGCGCAACTTCCTTGGCCGCAAGCTGGTGGAAATTGGCGAACGGCTCATGCGCTACATCCCCTTTGTGAGCAAGGTCTACAGCTGGATCAAACAGATGGTGGACACCCTGCTCCTCACCAGCGGCAAGGAATTCAAGCGGGTGGTGATGGTTGAATACCCCCGCCGCGGCATCTGGGCCATGGCCTTCGTGACCGGCGTGGCGGAAGGGGAAGTGCAGGACAAGACCAACCACCGGGTCATCAACGTCTTTCTGCCCACCACCCCCAATCCCACCTCCGGCTTCTACCTGCTGGTGCCGGAAACCGACGTCATTCCCCTGGACATGTCCGTGGAAGATTCCATGAAGCTCATCATGTCCGGCGGGATTCTCGTTCCCGACAATTACAAAAAGCAATCCAACAATGGTGCGGGATGCCAGCCGGCAGCGCCGGCGGCCCCCAGGGAGGAACAGGCATGA
- the panC gene encoding pantoate--beta-alanine ligase, protein MDVLTLPAEIRQVAAQARRQGRTVALVPTMGFFHAGHVSLMQWARAHADVVLCSLFVNPTQFGPAEDLSSYPRDLERDARLAAEAGVDALFCPEPGTMYAPDHGTWIEVPELAAPLCGATRPIHFRGVCTVVAKLFHLTTPHLAVFGEKDWQQLAIIRRMVRDLDFEVQIVGRPIVREADGLAMSSRNKYLTAEERRAAPHLHAGLQRLQQLVDAGERDAAVLASELRSWYGQHLAVGAEDYISLVHPETLVPASRLEGPTLAAVAWRLGKARLIDNLLLQPHP, encoded by the coding sequence GTGGATGTTTTGACTCTGCCGGCGGAAATTCGCCAGGTTGCGGCCCAGGCGCGGCGGCAAGGCCGCACGGTGGCCCTGGTGCCGACCATGGGATTTTTCCATGCCGGGCACGTATCCCTCATGCAATGGGCCCGGGCGCATGCCGACGTGGTGCTCTGCAGCCTGTTCGTCAACCCCACCCAGTTCGGCCCTGCGGAGGACTTGTCCAGCTATCCGAGAGACTTGGAACGTGACGCCCGCCTTGCCGCAGAAGCCGGGGTGGATGCGCTGTTTTGCCCGGAACCGGGGACCATGTATGCCCCGGACCATGGCACCTGGATTGAGGTGCCGGAACTGGCTGCGCCGTTGTGCGGGGCCACACGGCCCATCCATTTCCGCGGCGTGTGCACCGTGGTGGCCAAACTGTTCCACCTGACCACGCCGCATCTGGCCGTATTTGGGGAAAAGGACTGGCAGCAGCTGGCCATCATCCGGCGCATGGTGCGGGATCTGGACTTCGAGGTGCAGATCGTGGGTCGGCCCATCGTGCGCGAGGCGGACGGTCTGGCCATGAGTTCCCGCAACAAGTACCTGACTGCCGAAGAGCGCCGGGCCGCCCCGCACCTGCATGCCGGGCTGCAACGTCTGCAGCAGCTGGTGGATGCCGGCGAACGGGACGCCGCCGTCCTTGCCAGCGAGTTGCGTTCGTGGTATGGGCAACACCTTGCGGTGGGGGCGGAAGATTACATCTCCCTGGTGCATCCGGAAACGCTCGTCCCAGCCTCTCGGCTGGAAGGTCCCACGCTGGCCGCCGTGGCGTGGCGACTGGGCAAGGCACGCCTCATCGACAACCTGCTGCTACAGCCTCACCCTTAA
- a CDS encoding response regulator, producing MHRICHQVQKLVRAAHRVARLPPPLAGGGAPAPDKPVPAFRQEKGNGKALRCLRILVVEDEPVNQLFLRRLLEKMGHSPRLAGEVSEAMQCLDEERFDLILMDIQLPDMNGLDATRLIRANPPAKQDPDIPIVAVTAFALEVNRDQALAAGMDDHLAKPVEVAALERVIARVCLQGS from the coding sequence ATGCACCGTATTTGCCATCAGGTCCAGAAGCTCGTTCGGGCTGCGCACCGAGTCGCCCGGCTGCCACCTCCCCTTGCGGGTGGGGGCGCGCCCGCGCCGGACAAGCCTGTACCTGCGTTCCGCCAGGAAAAGGGCAACGGCAAGGCCCTGCGCTGTCTGCGCATTCTGGTGGTGGAGGACGAGCCAGTCAATCAGCTGTTTTTGCGACGGTTGCTGGAGAAGATGGGCCACTCCCCCCGTCTGGCCGGCGAGGTGAGCGAGGCCATGCAGTGCCTGGACGAAGAACGCTTCGATCTCATCCTCATGGACATCCAGCTGCCGGACATGAACGGGCTGGACGCCACCCGCCTTATTCGCGCCAATCCGCCGGCCAAGCAGGATCCGGACATCCCCATCGTGGCCGTGACGGCCTTTGCCCTGGAAGTGAACCGGGATCAGGCCCTGGCCGCCGGCATGGACGATCACCTTGCCAAGCCCGTGGAAGTGGCCGCCCTGGAGCGGGTGATTGCTCGCGTCTGCCTGCAGGGCAGTTGA
- the phrB gene encoding deoxyribodipyrimidine photo-lyase, with translation MAALPELPVLPDVDPRRVVACTTSAPAPAAGRPAVYWMHRDQRVHENFGLLHAQALALRAGAPLVVVFCLAPQFLHAAWRQYAFMLEGLQDVARQLHALGIPFVLLQGDPGQEVAAWCVAHRAGVVTTDFDPLRLKRQWLARTAEALAVHGVALLEVDSRNIVPCRAASAKREYAARTLRPRIHRLLPEFLHTPPAVQPHPHAFAGDVPTVDLPGLASALPVNRSVPPVPGLRSGPTAALAALQEFVAHRLRDYDERRNDPNAEAQSRLSPYLHFGQVSALRVALAVQAAAAPRETKEVFLEELVVRRELADNFCLHTPDYDALTGCPAWAQHTLDEHRQDVRSHVYSLEEFEQARTGDALWNAAQQQLRKTGAMHGYLRMYWAKKILEWTETPEQAMAFAIQLNDTWQLDGRDANGYTGVAWSIGGVHDRPWKGRPVFGTIRFMNEAGCRRKFDVPGYIARMAALPEIC, from the coding sequence ATGGCCGCACTGCCCGAGTTGCCTGTGTTGCCGGATGTCGATCCGCGCCGCGTCGTCGCGTGCACCACCAGCGCGCCGGCTCCTGCCGCCGGGCGGCCGGCGGTGTACTGGATGCACCGCGACCAGCGTGTGCACGAAAACTTCGGCCTGCTCCACGCCCAGGCTCTGGCCCTGCGCGCCGGCGCGCCGCTGGTGGTCGTCTTCTGCCTCGCCCCACAGTTCCTGCATGCCGCGTGGCGACAGTACGCCTTCATGCTGGAAGGCCTGCAGGACGTGGCCCGGCAGCTGCACGCCCTCGGCATCCCCTTTGTCCTGCTCCAGGGGGACCCCGGCCAGGAAGTGGCCGCCTGGTGCGTGGCGCACCGCGCCGGCGTGGTGACGACCGACTTTGATCCCCTGCGCCTCAAGCGGCAATGGCTGGCCCGGACCGCGGAGGCCCTGGCCGTCCACGGCGTGGCGCTGCTGGAGGTGGACTCCCGCAACATCGTGCCCTGCCGCGCCGCCTCGGCCAAACGCGAATACGCCGCCCGCACCCTGCGGCCGCGCATCCATCGCCTGCTGCCGGAGTTCCTGCACACACCGCCAGCAGTGCAGCCGCACCCACACGCCTTTGCCGGGGACGTGCCGACGGTGGATCTGCCGGGGCTGGCGTCGGCCCTGCCCGTGAATCGCAGCGTCCCCCCCGTTCCTGGCCTGCGCTCCGGCCCCACGGCAGCCCTGGCGGCGCTGCAGGAATTTGTCGCCCATCGATTGCGAGACTACGACGAACGCCGCAACGATCCCAACGCCGAGGCGCAGTCCCGCCTGTCGCCCTACCTGCACTTCGGACAGGTGAGCGCCCTGCGCGTGGCCCTGGCCGTGCAGGCTGCCGCGGCCCCGCGCGAGACCAAGGAAGTCTTTTTGGAGGAACTGGTGGTGCGGCGCGAACTGGCCGACAACTTCTGCCTGCACACCCCGGACTACGACGCCCTGACCGGCTGCCCGGCCTGGGCGCAGCACACCCTGGACGAGCACCGCCAGGATGTGCGCAGTCATGTGTATTCGCTGGAAGAATTCGAGCAGGCCCGCACCGGTGACGCCCTGTGGAACGCAGCCCAGCAGCAATTGCGTAAAACCGGCGCCATGCACGGCTACCTGCGCATGTACTGGGCCAAAAAGATTCTGGAATGGACGGAAACTCCCGAGCAGGCCATGGCCTTTGCCATCCAGCTCAACGACACCTGGCAGCTCGACGGCCGGGACGCCAACGGCTACACCGGCGTTGCCTGGTCCATCGGCGGCGTGCACGACCGGCCCTGGAAAGGGCGGCCGGTGTTCGGCACCATCCGGTTCATGAACGAGGCCGGCTGCCGGCGCAAGTTCGACGTGCCCGGCTACATCGCCCGCATGGCGGCATTGCCCGAGATCTGCTGA
- a CDS encoding DNA polymerase III subunit delta', with translation MAAPRASSRSAASAKGQDAPFDELRLPAPELLMARARDPRQARLRTYLERLATDPPQVLLLEGGDAVSRLAMGLWWTALHHCTGPDTARAAVHTPPQPASLLPGLLPPAPTGPTVPAGSGAAERPCLDCSDCRQIFTGVHHALHVLDGAGDLIRIDQVREIIQKLPEKPRHGRLRCILLHEAHNCKAETANTLLKSLEDPRPGNSFLLLAPQRERLLPTLVSRSLVLSLAWPDPHQQPQHFKEDTTLQQAVETWTTRLDSLVADGRGWFGASLAKDALDKPTAQALVLELQRRLVQALLGEPQGCLGRLDPESLQRLHLVLDEAHASLEYNVTPALVLDWVATRIYLAAKRPQAMATS, from the coding sequence ATGGCCGCACCGCGCGCTTCGTCCCGTTCCGCCGCTTCCGCCAAGGGACAGGACGCCCCGTTCGACGAGCTCCGGTTGCCCGCGCCGGAGCTGCTCATGGCCCGCGCCCGGGATCCGCGGCAGGCCCGCCTGCGCACGTACCTGGAGCGTCTGGCGACCGATCCGCCGCAGGTGCTGCTGCTGGAAGGCGGCGACGCCGTCTCCCGGCTGGCCATGGGCCTGTGGTGGACTGCGCTGCATCACTGCACCGGGCCGGACACCGCCCGGGCTGCGGTCCACACGCCGCCGCAGCCGGCCAGCCTGCTGCCCGGCCTGCTGCCGCCTGCCCCCACGGGGCCGACGGTTCCAGCGGGCTCAGGAGCTGCAGAACGCCCCTGCCTGGACTGCTCCGACTGCCGCCAGATATTCACCGGCGTGCACCACGCCCTGCACGTGCTGGACGGCGCCGGCGACCTGATCCGCATCGATCAGGTGCGCGAGATCATCCAGAAACTGCCGGAAAAGCCCCGTCACGGCCGGCTGCGGTGCATTCTGCTTCACGAGGCCCACAACTGCAAGGCGGAAACCGCCAATACCCTGCTGAAATCCCTGGAAGACCCCAGGCCCGGCAACTCCTTTCTGCTCCTTGCCCCCCAGCGGGAACGGCTCTTGCCCACCCTGGTGTCGCGCAGTCTGGTGCTGAGTCTGGCCTGGCCCGATCCGCATCAGCAACCCCAACATTTCAAGGAAGACACGACGTTGCAACAGGCTGTGGAGACGTGGACCACCCGTCTTGATTCCCTCGTCGCCGATGGCCGCGGCTGGTTCGGCGCGTCCCTGGCCAAGGACGCCCTGGACAAGCCCACCGCCCAGGCGCTGGTATTGGAACTGCAACGCCGTCTGGTCCAGGCCCTGCTCGGCGAGCCTCAGGGCTGCCTGGGCAGACTGGATCCCGAATCCCTGCAGCGGCTGCATCTCGTCCTGGACGAGGCCCACGCCTCCCTGGAATACAACGTCACGCCGGCCCTGGTCCTGGACTGGGTGGCCACGCGCATCTATCTGGCCGCCAAACGGCCCCAGGCCATGGCCACCAGCTGA
- a CDS encoding adenylosuccinate synthase, with amino-acid sequence MANIVVLGFQWGDEGKGKIVDLLTREVQTIVRFQGGNNAGHTLVVSGRTFILHLIPSGILHEQTRCCIGNGVVLDPHVFLKEVDSLIQQGVDVSPARLSISPKTHCILPYHKAMDAAREGAETGTKIGTTKRGIGPCYEDKVARVGVRAGDFANLALLRDKIFHAMREKNAILVHCYNAEAMDPELVYQEAAAIAPRIVSHLADVSSIIQETLAEEGSVLFEGAQGTHLDIDHGTYPFVTSSTTVAGNAASGSGCAPGILDRVVGVVKAYTTRVGEGPFPTELNDAIGDRLQQTGAEFGATTGRKRRCGWLDMCVLKESARLNGPTELAITKLDVLTGIKELKVCVAYEHNGRRVAYPPQEENGLGHVTPVYESLPGWEEDISHATSWVSLPKEAKEYIKYIEQAMKAPASIISVGPDRDQTIIRK; translated from the coding sequence ATGGCGAATATCGTGGTCCTGGGATTTCAGTGGGGCGATGAAGGCAAGGGCAAGATCGTCGATCTGCTGACCCGCGAGGTCCAGACCATCGTCCGGTTCCAGGGCGGCAACAATGCCGGCCATACCCTGGTCGTCTCCGGCCGCACCTTCATCCTGCATCTCATCCCCTCGGGCATCCTCCACGAGCAGACCCGCTGCTGCATCGGCAACGGCGTGGTGCTGGATCCCCATGTCTTCCTCAAGGAAGTGGATTCGCTGATCCAGCAGGGCGTGGACGTGAGCCCGGCCCGGCTTTCCATCAGCCCCAAGACGCACTGCATCCTGCCGTACCACAAGGCCATGGACGCCGCACGCGAAGGCGCGGAAACCGGCACCAAGATCGGCACCACCAAGCGCGGCATCGGCCCGTGCTACGAAGACAAGGTGGCCCGTGTCGGCGTGCGCGCCGGCGATTTTGCCAACCTGGCCCTGCTGCGCGATAAAATCTTCCACGCCATGCGGGAAAAGAACGCCATCCTGGTGCATTGCTACAACGCCGAGGCCATGGATCCCGAACTGGTGTATCAGGAAGCCGCCGCCATCGCCCCGCGCATCGTGTCCCATCTGGCGGACGTCTCCTCCATCATCCAGGAAACCCTGGCCGAGGAAGGCTCCGTGCTGTTCGAGGGCGCGCAAGGCACGCACCTGGATATCGACCACGGCACCTATCCCTTTGTCACCTCCTCCACCACCGTGGCCGGCAACGCCGCCTCGGGCAGTGGCTGCGCCCCTGGCATCCTGGATCGCGTGGTGGGCGTGGTGAAGGCGTACACCACCCGCGTGGGCGAAGGTCCCTTCCCCACCGAGCTTAACGACGCCATCGGCGACCGCCTGCAGCAGACCGGCGCGGAATTCGGAGCCACCACGGGCCGCAAACGCCGCTGCGGCTGGCTGGACATGTGCGTGCTCAAGGAATCCGCCCGGCTCAACGGCCCCACGGAACTGGCCATCACCAAGCTGGATGTGCTCACCGGCATCAAGGAGCTCAAGGTCTGCGTGGCCTACGAGCACAACGGCCGGCGCGTGGCCTATCCGCCGCAGGAAGAAAACGGCCTGGGCCATGTGACGCCCGTGTACGAAAGCCTCCCCGGCTGGGAAGAAGACATCTCCCACGCCACGTCCTGGGTGTCCCTGCCCAAGGAAGCCAAGGAGTACATCAAGTACATCGAGCAGGCCATGAAGGCCCCGGCGTCCATCATTTCCGTGGGCCCGGACCGCGACCAGACCATTATTCGCAAATAA
- a CDS encoding phosphoribosylaminoimidazolecarboxamide formyltransferase translates to MQDLKRMYKNLEKDIFPQKLTLRLGDQELVYAKRTWVIDNQEKGLRYGENPGQSAALYACIAGALQPGGVDLRCQAAGLVSSLTEAQMLQAGKHPGKTNLTDVDNGVNILQYLTAKPAAVILKHNNPCGAAWSDAGLADAVAKAFWGDRIAAFGGAVVVNRPLDKAAAEFLAAQYFEVVAAPAFEPGAVEVLKSRKNLRILELPGLAELDRLAGQPVLDIKCLSDGGIIVQTSFLNRIRSVDDFLPATAEKDGVTILARKPSRQEADDLLFAWAVEAGVSSNSVLFAKDGATVAIGAGEQDRVGCVQLAVFKAYTKYADVLAFREQGCSFYELKAKARAEASFQEILDDIQARAQAAKGGLTGSAMVSDGFFPFRDGVDAALEHGVAAIAQPGGSMRDFEVIQAVNEAKPQAAMVFTGQRSFKH, encoded by the coding sequence ATGCAAGACCTCAAGCGCATGTACAAAAACCTGGAAAAGGACATTTTCCCGCAAAAGCTGACCCTGCGCCTTGGCGACCAGGAACTGGTCTACGCCAAGCGCACCTGGGTTATCGACAACCAGGAAAAAGGCCTGCGCTACGGCGAGAATCCCGGCCAGTCCGCCGCGTTGTACGCCTGCATTGCCGGCGCGCTGCAGCCCGGCGGGGTGGACCTGCGCTGTCAGGCGGCGGGGCTCGTCTCCTCCCTGACCGAGGCCCAGATGCTCCAGGCCGGCAAACATCCCGGCAAGACCAACCTGACCGACGTGGACAACGGCGTCAATATTTTGCAGTACCTCACGGCCAAGCCCGCCGCGGTGATCCTCAAGCACAACAACCCTTGCGGCGCTGCCTGGAGCGATGCCGGCCTGGCCGACGCCGTGGCCAAGGCCTTCTGGGGGGACCGCATCGCCGCCTTTGGCGGGGCCGTGGTGGTCAACCGGCCGTTGGACAAGGCCGCCGCCGAGTTCCTTGCCGCCCAGTATTTTGAGGTGGTGGCCGCCCCGGCCTTTGAGCCCGGCGCGGTGGAAGTGCTCAAGTCCCGCAAGAATCTGCGTATTCTGGAACTGCCCGGCCTGGCCGAGCTGGACCGCCTGGCCGGCCAGCCCGTGCTGGACATCAAGTGCCTTTCCGATGGCGGCATCATCGTGCAGACCAGCTTCCTCAACCGCATCCGCAGCGTGGATGATTTTCTCCCCGCCACGGCCGAGAAGGACGGCGTGACCATCCTGGCCCGCAAGCCCTCCCGGCAGGAAGCTGATGACCTGCTCTTCGCCTGGGCGGTGGAGGCCGGCGTCTCGTCCAACTCCGTACTTTTCGCCAAGGACGGCGCCACCGTGGCCATTGGCGCGGGCGAGCAGGACCGCGTGGGCTGCGTGCAGTTGGCCGTGTTCAAGGCGTATACCAAGTATGCGGATGTGCTGGCCTTCCGGGAACAGGGATGTTCCTTCTATGAGCTCAAGGCCAAGGCCCGGGCGGAAGCCTCCTTTCAGGAAATTCTGGACGATATCCAGGCCCGCGCCCAGGCCGCCAAGGGCGGGTTGACCGGTTCGGCCATGGTGTCCGACGGTTTCTTCCCCTTCCGCGACGGCGTGGATGCCGCCCTGGAGCACGGGGTGGCCGCCATTGCCCAGCCCGGCGGCTCCATGCGGGATTTCGAGGTCATCCAGGCGGTCAACGAAGCCAAGCCCCAGGCGGCCATGGTTTTCACCGGCCAGCGGTCGTTCAAACACTAA